From one Rhineura floridana isolate rRhiFlo1 chromosome 4, rRhiFlo1.hap2, whole genome shotgun sequence genomic stretch:
- the CCR6 gene encoding C-C chemokine receptor type 6, translating into MSGDEATTPDYSDFYSHIAIPCDKDEVRNFTKTFLPFAYSLICILGLVGNMFVVMTFVLYKKSDSMTDVCLCNMAIVDILFVLTLPFWAVNYALDNWIFGDFLCKLTKGIYAINFNCGMLLLACISMDRYIAIVQATKSFRLRARTLAHSKAICLAVWVSSAFISSSTFMFSESYPLPGNITKHICEHKSSTESNVILKLLISSFQLLFGFFVPLLFMFFCYTFIVKTLLEAQNSKRSKAIRVIILIVVVFLICQIPYNMVLLMWAGSMGKVDKACQSEKQMAYAKYVTETLAFLHCCMNPVLYAFIGVKFRNYFVKIMTNLCCVRYTTCGATHGSRVSSDTVQSRQTSEVCE; encoded by the exons ATGAGTGGG GATGAGGCAACCACCCCAGATTATTCGGACTTCTATTCTCACATTGCAATACCGTGTGACAAGGATGAAGTCAGAAACTTTACGAAAACCTTTCTTCCCTTTGCTTACTCACTAATATGCATCTTGGGCCTTGTGGGAAATATGTTTGTTGTGATGACATTTGTTTTGTATAAGAAGTCTGATTCTATGACTGATGTATGCCTCTGCAATATGGCTATCGTAGACATATTGTTTGTTCTCACTCTTCCTTTCTGGGCAGTCAACTATGCTCTGGACAACTGGATTTTTGGAGATTTCCTATGCAAGCTCACCAAAGGTATCTATGCAATTAACTTCAACTGCGGCATGTTGCTCTTGGCCTGTATAAGCATGGACAGATACATTGCCATTGTGCAAGCCACAAAGTCATTCAGACTTCGGGCAAGGACTCTAGCACACAGCAAAGCAATCTGCTTGGCtgtctgggtgtcatctgcattcaTCTCAAGTTCTACTTTCATGTTCAGTGAAAGCTACCCACTTCCAGGCAACATAACAAAACACATTTGTGAACACAAATCCAGTACAGAGTCCAATGTAATATTGAAGCTACTGATATCAAGTTTTCAgcttttatttggattttttGTTCCTCTGCTATTCATGTTTTTTTGCTACACCTTCATTGTCAAAACCTTACTGGAGGCTCAGAATTCTAAAAGAAGCAAAGCCATACGTGTGATTATTTTGATTGTGGTTGTTTTTCTGATATGTCAAATTCCATACAACATGGTTCTTCTCATGTGGGCAGGATCAATGGGAAAAGTGGACAAAGCCTGCCAGAGTGAAAAGCAAATGGCCTATGCAAAATATGTAACTGAAACTCTGGCTTTCTTACATTGTTGTATGAACCCCGTGCTCTATGCATTTATTGGGGTGAAGTTTAGAAATTATTTTGTGAAAATAATGACAAATCTGTGCTGTGTGAGATACACAACATGTGGAGCCACCCATGGTTCAAGGGTAAGTTCCGATACTGTCCAATCCAGACAGACAAGTGAAGTTTGTGAATGA